In a genomic window of Chrysemys picta bellii isolate R12L10 chromosome 1, ASM1138683v2, whole genome shotgun sequence:
- the CALML3 gene encoding calmodulin-like protein 3 isoform X1, with protein MKRVWMVSFLSMTQCAPMKSVNRVLLSVSKPLFHPWARESQETSPRLGYLQTARRTECRLFWRARRHGRFEGTSMAGQLTEEQIAEFKEAFSLFDKDGDGTITTSELGSIMRSLGQNPTEAELQDMIGELDPDGSGTIDFPEFLSMMARKMRDTDSEEEIREAFRVFDEDGNGYITVTELRHVMTNLGEKLTDEEADEMIKEANADSDGRVNYEDFVRMMASM; from the coding sequence ATGAAGAGGGTGTGGATGGTCTCATTTCTCTCCATGACTCAATGTGCACCAATGAAAAGTGTGAACCGTGTATTGCTCTCCGTCTCCAAGCCATTGTTTCATCCCTGGGCAAGGGAGTCACAGGAGACTTCCCCACGGCTTGGCTATCTGCAAACTGCAAGGAGAACTGAGTGCAGGTTGTTTTGGCGAGCACGGAGGCACGGACGCTTTGAAGGCACCAGCATGGCCGGCCAGCTGACGGAGGAGCAGATCGCGGAGTTCAAAGAAGCCTTCTCGCTCTTTGACAAGGATGGGGATGGGACCATCACCACCAGTGAGCTGGGGAGCATCATGCGGtcgctggggcagaaccccaccGAGGCCGAGCTGCAAGACATGATCGGCGAGTTGGACCCTGACGGCAGCGGCACAATTGACTTCCCCGAATTCCTGTCCATGATGGCGAGGAAGATGAGGGACACGGACAGCGAGGAGGAGATCCGGGAAGCCTTCCGGGTGTTTGACGAGGACGGGAACGGTTACATCACCGTGACGGAGCTCCGGCACGTCATGACCAACCTCGGCGAGAAGCTGACGGACGAGGAGGCGGACGAGATGATCAAGGAGGCCAATGCAGATAGCGACGGGCGAGTCAACTACGAGGACTTTGTGAGGATGATGGCCTCAATGTGA